In Sphaeramia orbicularis chromosome 9, fSphaOr1.1, whole genome shotgun sequence, the sequence TTGTGATGAGTCCATCACTCTGtgacagggtcaatctggactcatcagacgacatgacctttatccattaaacacagtccaatctttatcttctctatcaaactgatggtttaagaaatgagaagctcctcattGCATCTGTTCtagttaaagaactgaaacatagtcatcactgcagtaattatccaatggaatgatctgaactatttgctgagttaCAGCAAAATGAGGAGTTTTCTTTTGGCTGGATGGTGTTCTGtatttgctgtatttttgtttatttgaacCCTCTTCATCATCTGTAACAGTTAATCTTtgtgaaatgttattttttgttgctttttcagaGATGGACTGGAGTTTTGTCCAGCAGCCAACAAATGTGAGTGTAAAGAGAGGAGACAATGCGACGGTCACCTGCAGACCTCCTCACAGCACACCCACAGCTCAGGTGTCCTGGTTCAAAAACAACCAGCTGCTCAGTCCTGCAGCTCATGTCACTGTGCTGCCCAGTGGGGACCTTTTCTTTCACAGGTCTGTGGATGAAGGACATCTGTGATGTTTTGAGCAAGAGCATtatatgtgtgtgcatctgtaatagttattattttattaactttCTTAATGTCTTCTAATGTATTCTGTCTACAGTGTTCAGGagtctgacagtggaagctatttTTGCAGAGCAGCCAACACCCACCTTCAAAGATTTCTCACCTCTAGGAGGGCAACAATAACTGTGCTGGGTATGCAATTACATCGACAAAACACAGCACGCAGCACAACTAACCAGGCTGTACTCAGAGATAATTGGTCCAATGGCACCCCCTATAGAGATTGAGCTGACACTGTATTCTAATCAATAGTCAGATGTCAGATGTAAAACAGCAGAGGAGGAAGCACTCACATCATTTACATAGATACAAGTAATAACACCAGGGTATACGTATAAGTCCTGCATCAAACCCTTTCATAAATAAAACCATTAGCATAAAAATATGCTTCCAAATGGTCAAAACATAATAGTCAGGAAAAGATGCATTTCAGAGGATTTAATTAAAATATAATGAGTGGATTATGATTTTTGATGTATTAATATGAACATCTTTAATGTTCCATTTGGTCATGGTGGGAGTCATTTTAATTACCGTATACTGTTGAGTAATAACAGATGTAACTAAAAACCTAAATAAGAGTATTTGTAATAAATCTAGAAGAGTAAAGATTTAAATATTTTGGCTTACAAACTGGAGTAGAGACATGGCAAatttaaataatgtaataataatagagTATAAGTGACTGGAATTTGTGTTAATATGTGTAAATGCACTTAGATACATTCTACCAAAGGATCTAAATGCAGATTTGATAAGATGATAAATGTCTCCTCCTGACAGCCCCTCCATCAGTGAGCCTGTGGCCCCAGATGCTAACAGTGCCAGTAGGGGCCCGGGTGGTTCTGGAGTGTCAGGTCTCCGGTCGGCCTGTACCCTCTATCAGCTGGGTCAAGAGAGGTTACTCCAAGCAGACTGGAGGCAAGACTGTTGTAGGGTAAGACTTGAACAGCACAAAGCCTTCATGTACACATACAGTGTTTCTGAAAAGTCAGGCTATAATGCATCATATGGTCGTTTGTAATTTTCCTCCCATGTACAGATTGAGAAATGCTACCCTCTCCATCCAGTCTGCCAGGAGCTACGATGAGGGGGTGTATGTTTGTGAGGCCTCCAACCCACTGGGTCAAAGTCAGCGCACAGCAGTGCTCAAAGTGGCAGGTGAAATAGACAACAACAgagggaaaaagtaaaattcactCCATTTTGGGTTTGACAGGAGTACTGTAATTCATCAGTGTGTTTTAGTGAATTTTGCCCTTTCAACTTTCAGTATTTCATACATCACACTATACTGTATTGTACTGTACTACaatatactatgctatgctatgctatgctatactaaaCTATACTACACTGCACtatatactatgctatactatactatatactatgctATACTCTAACGATACTATGgaatgctatgctatactatgctaagATTTAAATGCATTCCATTATTAGTCAGTGctaactatacagggtggggaagcaaaatttacaatgaacatttagttgatttttctcagcaggcactatgtcaattgttttgaaaccaaacatatattgatgtcataatcatacctaacactattatccataccttttcagaaacttttgcccatatgagtaatcaggaaagcaaacgtcaaagagtgtgtgatttgctgaatgcactcgtcacaccaaaggagatttcaaaaatagttggagtgtccataaagactgtttataatgtaaagaagagaatgactatgagtaaaactattatgagaaagtctggaagatactattcaagaagaatgggagaagttgtcacccgaatatttgaggaacacttgcacaagtttcaggaagcgtgtgaaggcagttattgagaaagaaggaggacacatagaataaaaacattttctattatgtcaattttcttgtggcaaataaattctcatgactttcaataaactaattggtcatacactgtctttcaatccctgcctcaaaatattgtaaattttgcttccccaccctgtatattaagtATTTTAACACTTGTAGCTGCAGGAGTCAAAATCAGAAGGGAAAAACACCAGCATTTGATACAGAAACACTGTTTCATGGTGTTATGGAAAAGTCAAGCCCCTTTTCCAAACTTCTGTGTGAAAAGACATGGAGTAAAGCAGTAGAATCACATCCAGGTTACACATTTAAACCCTCTATTAGTCTGAAAATGACTCTGATTAGAAAAGAAAAATCTGcatcatggggtagattttaAACAATCTGAAAACACAGGCAAAGAGAAGATGCACAAGTCCTGTATCCTTTAATAGCACTTGAATTATAATAAGCTCAATGTAATTATGGAattctttctaaaaaaaaaaaagaaaaatgtatcaaGCGCTGaagttttaacctcctgagacctgggaaagtaaaaaaaaaaaaattggctttttcttttttttttttttcttttccacatGAAATAATTTTCCTGATTGGAAatggcataatgcaacagtttttatcagatttatttttatttttcaaggatttcaaggtcatttgcagtggacagcattttagtttttttttaagtaaggcTATGAAACTCttttcccctacagaggacaaaaatgctttgctgggtctTGAGAGGTTAATATGGACATTATGGGCAAATAACTAAACTATAATGCACTTCAACAAGTTCAAATATTCTTCAGAGGTGCACTTCATACATAAAATACTTAAAACGTGGCTCGGTTCTGCTCCACCCTGCAGTGAGCCCTGTCATAGTGAGCTTTGCAGGTGAGGTGAGCTGCAGTATAGGGGCCACAGCGGTCCTGCCCTGCAAGGCTGTGGGGATTCAGCCCATCGTATATTCATGGTCTAAGGGCAGAGCAGACAGGAACATCCCCATCATTCCAACTGAAGAAACATACATTGATGGTGAGTTACACACGGAAGTGAGTTATTGTGAAGAATGGATGGTTTGCTGTAGAGAATCCCCTAAGCTCTGTCGTCTGGAATTTACTTGGCAAtgagtttgttttcttttgtataaaATTTTCAACATCCTCACATGGTGCAGAAGATGGAGCTCTGCACATTTTAACAGTGCACTGGTATGATGAAGGAGAATACTATTGTCTCGCCAAAAACCGAGCAGGAGAGCATCAGAGACGTACTGTCCTCACTGTCACAGGTATGTCAACACAGATTCACCATTTCTtccctattttatttttattttattggtttatttaatagggaccatgcacatttatgaacattgctgtataaaaaaatacacccatgtaaatatgccagaattagtaaaaataactacttttcatctgcagtccctaggcaggtgacagaaacaagacataaaacagccaacattaatacatcactcattcgctatgaattaaaaaattaaaaaatacacatacataggcatcatcaaaacaaacaaataaacaaaaataaaatcacaggagcaatagcctatacattcacctctatacttatATACAACTTAACAGAGAAAGTGTTtgggtgatgaaatgtatgtcaaTTAAAAATGAGTGCATGTATTGGTGTTATAAGAGTAAACCCTACATGCTATCTGTTGATTTTTGGTGATTGATCTCTAACCGCTTGTTAGATGTGGTGACAACGATATAGAAAGAATGTGCTTTCTTGACAGCATttgcacaagtttttttttttcttgctgattCTCTTTCATGCCGTCCTCTGTCCTAAGCTGAAGATTATCCAGCAGATAGAGGCAAGCAGACAAGACTGGTTTTGTCTGCAGTGAGTAATGacattgtgatatttttttttaaaaatatgttacgTTTCCTTGTGTGGCTTAAACGCATCTTTCCAGCTTATTATGTGGTGATACTCTATCAtcaatatacactgtaaaaaaaaaaaaacagtaaaaaaaaacaaaacggtattattccagcagcaggggtgccaaaaaaatactgtaaaataacggaaaataaccttctcataaaaatacggtaattttccataattaaaatactgttttttgccctcactttacatgaaattttgcttttctttttttctttttttctttttttacttcttgtttaataaagaatattttcatgtattaaagcaatcaaattacctatacataaatatataaataattttagtgagactcagttgtacaatccactgataaaaactgcattttgacagtttatcagtgcttatatatgttatacattcacaaaaatacatttattcaacatttttgttgtgaaacctcccgtaattacacaagatatttgttaattaacaaacaagtcttgttaaacttacagaacaaatacgtctgttacggttaattgtcagtaattttatcttgctttatttatttattaattttttttacagtattaaactttaaattaacagtttaatctcataaattgaaaagaaatatttgtgaaagtatgatacatttgcaaatgtattttaactgtatttttctgtgaaaaaagaaaaaaaaattctcttaaaaaattgaaattttatggtcattcacagttatagtttttttgtgttattttccatttgacatgtaaaatcacagtctaattttgtcatttcattgatattttcctgtatcttaaaaatacaggaaaaatctgtaaaataaacagtgaaaattctgttaaattacagattttttttacagtgtagatattTTTGACCCTTTACCTGCTTGCAACTATTGGGTTACTGCATATTGGGTGTTTATTGCCTTTTCTCACTCTGTTCCTTTCATATTCTTTGTCCTGTTTTCATATTTTGTAgaacgtgaataaaaaaaagccAATTTCCAATGTATCTGTGGCAGAGCAACGTCTGAAAACAGAACCTCGCCAGCATGTTCAGACTGTGACCACATGTAAGAGTCTCACATTCTGTATAAACATGATTCCAAAAGGGAGGCTTTTATTGATTCTTTTTTCATCATTTCCAGGCTCCTCGTCTCACTGTGGTGCTCTAACTAATGTAGCAGTCACATTTTCTACTTCCCTTAATGAAAGAGCATCTGAGCTAAAGACAACACCACCTTTGTTCCACCTTCTTACACAAAAGCAACAGAATCAGCCTCCAGTCAGTCCTATGCAGTTTTTAGTTTCACAGATGCCGCCGCCTATTTTCCCCCCTCCACCATATCCGAACTTTAAAGCTTTAGACCTCCACACTCAAATGCCAACAACTGGTGAGCCTCCAGAAATACAGAGGCAGCTACTGTCCTCACAAAGCCCATCTGATTTTCCAAAAGCAACAATCAAAACACATGAACATCCGTTTAATGATGGATCCAAAAAAACCCTTGACACCAAAGGCTCTGTGTCCCAAACTAGTCAAATCCCTGAGACAAGCCAATCTAAATCATCCTCACATCTTCAGACAAGTAAACCTTATGACCTTTCCGACGTTCATTCACATTCTGTGACACAAAGAGATGCTTCTGCAACCCAGACTAACACAAGCCACTCAGGTTCAGTCACCTTGTTCTCTGATGTACAAACTAATTTGCATGAAGTGGTTACGAAACACGAATCCCTGCAGTTCCATACTGAGTTAACGCAGATAAAGCTGAATCACTCAGCTGAACCTTTACATCAGAAGACGTATCAGCAGCCCACAAACCTGCCAGCTCTGTCTTATCCATCGCAATCCTTTACTCAAAGTCTTTTTCCAAAGTCCCGTCCCGAGAATTCAACTCTCCAGACTCATTTGTCTTCAACACAACTTCTGTCCAAGTCTGGAGAATCCCACCTTAATGTTGAACCTTCACCCACACGACAAACTTCAACCATACAGACGCCTCTTCAAATACAACCCCCCTTATCTCCAACACAGTCACCTCTGCCACAAACTGAATCTTTACCCCTCAAACACAAACCTACTCAGTCTCTAAAGCCCCAGATTTCAGTCTCTAGCATCTATCCTGCTGATCAAACCTCTAATCTTTCAACCCTGGACTCCTGGAGGGTTCCTGTTCTCAGTCAGTTTAATATATCTGATCAGGCACAAGTGAATTCCAGCAATGATCATCCAGTTCAGACAACTGAATCAGCCAATGACACAAAGCCTACAGAGTTATTGAGGAGGAATACGTCCCAATCACCCATGACCAGCAATGATCCCAGGTAGCAACACAAGACTTTTTACACACCTTTATTGACATTATCGTAGCAAATAATCACTTGTATTTGTGTGTTACACCGCAGAGTGACGCAGCAGTCTCCGTCTTGGCTGCCAGTGCTGGAGAAACATGACATCCCCATCGTAGTAGGAGTGGGTGTGTCTTTGGCATTCATCTTCATCACTGTTACCTTCTACTCAGTGGTCCAGACCAACGAACCTGCTCCGACAAGCAGAGCAGGTCAGAAAGTGATCATTAACTTCATCAAATATATTTCACATTCTGAACATGATAAACACATAATTTAATATCTGTGACAGCCCAGAGGAATCTTGGGGTCCCTGTGCGACATGCTGAACGGCGAGCTGCAGGACGGACATATGAGAACAGGTGAATATGGTATTTTaaaagactttatttgtcattctagATTTTACGTCAACAATGAAATTTCGATGCAGCTGGCTCAGtaggcagcagcaataaatacaaacaggcaCTATATAGACAGGATAATATATAGAAGAttgaataaatatgcatgtaaaaactatagaataaatatgcatataaaaactatagaatatagaataaatatgctcataaaaaaactatagaatataaaagatagaataaatatgcagataaaaactacagaagatagaagatagaataaatatgcatataaaaactacagaatatagacaacagaataaatatgcatataaaaactatagaatgtaGAAGATAAAATAActatgcatataaaaaaaaactatagaagatagaataaatatgcatataaaaactgtgTGTGAGTATAAAAAACTATGcttctctgacaaaaaaaaaccaataataaCAGGATGATGGGTAATATTTTCACATTACAATATTCAAAGGAAATAGGTCtgtattatatattttgctgacttGTGAACATTACATCACCATCATTGTTCAAATACAATGATCTGCACTTTTATTCGATGTAACAGCCCATTTCATTTAGATTTCCATGAGTTTCATCTTTTCCATATTCCTAATGATGATATTACCTTTGCACAAAACAACACCGGTTGAATATACGAATGTTTACTGAAGTGAATAAAACTGCCATACATTACTTTGACAACAAACTTGATTTTTACCAGATTTGGCCAAACGAGGCAGATTTTCATCAAAATAGAGGTTAAGGCAACAATTCACATGGTGCTGCACTATGTCATGAACTaaaggtgagatgagatgagggATATTCCGCTGGTGACCACCTCTCTGAAAGGTGTCACAATTGAAGCCATGAATGATATTAAAAATGTTATATCAGTATTTGGGTAACATGAGAATGAActcatgatgtcttataattgtaaaacaCGGTCAATTCTCAAACAGCGATAATGTTACTCAGACACACTGGGGACAATCAAAGGCCATCTCAAAATGCCGAATTTCATCAGGTGTCACGATGCCACACTTATCGCAAATCATGTGGGAACGTTCCTTTGACATGCTTGATACAGAGATGATGAtaacattccacaggccacagTTGATAACCTTGTCAACTCGATGAGAAGATGATGTGTCGCTCTACAGGAAGCCAGTGGTGTACACGCAAGATACTGATGGTGATTTCTTTCAACCAGCCCCCATCGTGTCCACATAAATGTCCCTGTATGCCAGATGCCACTATTGTGTTCTAACAGACGCTAATCTGTACCACatcaatcaacaaaataaactgtgTATGATTTAATCTATAGTGCAACACCTAATGCTActaaaaatgtaaagtgtcacATGGGGGGTTTATATTTCTGCTCAGTGTATTTGTAAAATCTGTATGAAACcatcgtactgtgtgtgtgtgttgcatagAGCTTTTGAAGACGATGACTGTGTGGCAGTGATCGAGCAGAGCCCCAACACCTCAGACACCCGTGCCAGACCTCCAGGTCCCAGTCTGGTGACTGTGCAGCTGGAGCCCACATCTGAGGACCTTCAGGAGGACAACCAGACTAATCTGGATCATCACTCAGTCACTGTAGAGACTTACCCTGAGCCAGTTCTTGACACAAAGGTTTgactgcacaaaaacacacaaacctaaCAAGGTGAAAGATTTGTATTTTCTAAGATCTGTTTTCACTCCTTTGTGGATTAAAGGTCCAGTATTTAAGATGTAAGTTCATCTATCTGAAGAAATAGAATATAATACTCATAATTACATTATATTGTAAGTGTATAATGAGCAGCTAATGTAAAGAGTAAGTCCTCTTCATTGGAGTCCAACCGGTTTCTACAGTAGCCTAGAAACGACAAACCAGACACTGACTCTAGAAAGGGCCTTTTATATTTTTTACTGGTCTTTGCATCCTTCACAGTTTAAGTGGCCACTATAGGTTATGCACAACTGAAAGGGGAAAATGAGATGGGGGATATTCAGCTGGTGGCAGCCTCAAAAGATGCAACTAAAATCCTATACTCTAAACTTTCCCATATGAAACTGAACACCACAGCACCATAGCAAAGAAAATGTACTTTGGCAAATAATCTGTGAAATTATATGAATAATAATTGCAAATAATAGCTGTATACTTGGGCCATTCTACCAGACAGCTGTTGCACATCCCAAAAAAACTAGTTTCCTCTGCGAAGGAAGGG encodes:
- the LOC115426411 gene encoding flocculation protein FLO11 isoform X1; its protein translation is MKQYGGRLMLLLYSRMHVNSTHWLLPQMSSHLCLIFLSSLTVSSPLGLEDVFFSPQDQTINEGESVFFPCVSGESSPPARISWLKDGKLVTRGRQIQGEYGGGNQRKTSGTLHLFNVTLEDDGIYVCLTYNPSLNISKMSKPATLTVQRVPQRPQIIQGPDNITVTMGTEVSMHCTVLGFPVPMVHWFKDGCLLTNCSTSFSLQNNGQLLTFRNVTKEDEGSYHCEASNQEETIKSQPGFLLPAEMDWSFVQQPTNVSVKRGDNATVTCRPPHSTPTAQVSWFKNNQLLSPAAHVTVLPSGDLFFHSVQESDSGSYFCRAANTHLQRFLTSRRATITVLAPPSVSLWPQMLTVPVGARVVLECQVSGRPVPSISWVKRGYSKQTGGKTVVGLRNATLSIQSARSYDEGVYVCEASNPLGQSQRTAVLKVAVSPVIVSFAGEVSCSIGATAVLPCKAVGIQPIVYSWSKGRADRNIPIIPTEETYIDEDGALHILTVHWYDEGEYYCLAKNRAGEHQRRTVLTVTAEDYPADRGKQTRLVLSANVNKKKPISNVSVAEQRLKTEPRQHVQTVTTCSSSHCGALTNVAVTFSTSLNERASELKTTPPLFHLLTQKQQNQPPVSPMQFLVSQMPPPIFPPPPYPNFKALDLHTQMPTTGEPPEIQRQLLSSQSPSDFPKATIKTHEHPFNDGSKKTLDTKGSVSQTSQIPETSQSKSSSHLQTSKPYDLSDVHSHSVTQRDASATQTNTSHSGSVTLFSDVQTNLHEVVTKHESLQFHTELTQIKLNHSAEPLHQKTYQQPTNLPALSYPSQSFTQSLFPKSRPENSTLQTHLSSTQLLSKSGESHLNVEPSPTRQTSTIQTPLQIQPPLSPTQSPLPQTESLPLKHKPTQSLKPQISVSSIYPADQTSNLSTLDSWRVPVLSQFNISDQAQVNSSNDHPVQTTESANDTKPTELLRRNTSQSPMTSNDPRVTQQSPSWLPVLEKHDIPIVVGVGVSLAFIFITVTFYSVVQTNEPAPTSRAAQRNLGVPVRHAERRAAGRTYENRAFEDDDCVAVIEQSPNTSDTRARPPGPSLVTVQLEPTSEDLQEDNQTNLDHHSVTVETYPEPVLDTKIDPSLEEEKSCTLSQPSIQLQCTEDWLRGEDNHSPCRDALPPPSPMPSRSVSPSPPSRRDEGLRSSLTLQTTEPSVAPIHHSLSISHGHPPLLLSHHVSLGLTNVAVDVHFYPVTTSPVSVGTSTHINSVSNSTSGPVPLYTTPVTNSQENDQSAPRMHHCK
- the LOC115426411 gene encoding flocculation protein FLO11 isoform X2; this encodes MKQYGGRLMLLLYSRMHVNSTHWLLPQMSSHLCLIFLSSLTVSSPLGLEDVFFSPQDQTINEGESVFFPCVSGESSPPARISWLKDGKLVTRGRQIQGEYGGGNQRKTSGTLHLFNVTLEDDGIYVCLTYNPSLNISKMSKPATLTVQRVPQRPQIIQGPDNITVTMGTEVSMHCTVLGFPVPMVHWFKDGCLLTNCSTSFSLQNNGQLLTFRNVTKEDEGSYHCEASNQEETIKSQPGFLLPAEMDWSFVQQPTNVSVKRGDNATVTCRPPHSTPTAQVSWFKNNQLLSPAAHVTVLPSGDLFFHSVQESDSGSYFCRAANTHLQRFLTSRRATITVLAPPSVSLWPQMLTVPVGARVVLECQVSGRPVPSISWVKRGYSKQTGGKTVVGLRNATLSIQSARSYDEGVYVCEASNPLGQSQRTAVLKVAVSPVIVSFAGEVSCSIGATAVLPCKAVGIQPIVYSWSKGRADRNIPIIPTEETYIDDGALHILTVHWYDEGEYYCLAKNRAGEHQRRTVLTVTAEDYPADRGKQTRLVLSANVNKKKPISNVSVAEQRLKTEPRQHVQTVTTCSSSHCGALTNVAVTFSTSLNERASELKTTPPLFHLLTQKQQNQPPVSPMQFLVSQMPPPIFPPPPYPNFKALDLHTQMPTTGEPPEIQRQLLSSQSPSDFPKATIKTHEHPFNDGSKKTLDTKGSVSQTSQIPETSQSKSSSHLQTSKPYDLSDVHSHSVTQRDASATQTNTSHSGSVTLFSDVQTNLHEVVTKHESLQFHTELTQIKLNHSAEPLHQKTYQQPTNLPALSYPSQSFTQSLFPKSRPENSTLQTHLSSTQLLSKSGESHLNVEPSPTRQTSTIQTPLQIQPPLSPTQSPLPQTESLPLKHKPTQSLKPQISVSSIYPADQTSNLSTLDSWRVPVLSQFNISDQAQVNSSNDHPVQTTESANDTKPTELLRRNTSQSPMTSNDPRVTQQSPSWLPVLEKHDIPIVVGVGVSLAFIFITVTFYSVVQTNEPAPTSRAAQRNLGVPVRHAERRAAGRTYENRAFEDDDCVAVIEQSPNTSDTRARPPGPSLVTVQLEPTSEDLQEDNQTNLDHHSVTVETYPEPVLDTKIDPSLEEEKSCTLSQPSIQLQCTEDWLRGEDNHSPCRDALPPPSPMPSRSVSPSPPSRRDEGLRSSLTLQTTEPSVAPIHHSLSISHGHPPLLLSHHVSLGLTNVAVDVHFYPVTTSPVSVGTSTHINSVSNSTSGPVPLYTTPVTNSQENDQSAPRMHHCK